The proteins below come from a single Cannabis sativa cultivar Pink pepper isolate KNU-18-1 chromosome 3, ASM2916894v1, whole genome shotgun sequence genomic window:
- the LOC115711432 gene encoding pentatricopeptide repeat-containing protein At4g32450, mitochondrial translates to MYTKRALILKLNSLTALSKVCYPRYTSNFLEKNYLLRNFSTAARIADSQIDNGYQNEVSSEYCQNPSGFQSERRNFTDFEDKVRGQGSNPYGFYDKDPKNGFVESTNGDCQNHGRGYRESSNLGSFNNQSGENGNLSGFYGQNNGGNGNMQNSSTSYQVGSSEMRQNLGGFSNGNSSGAYGKNESDLLQNSNGFYQNHGGVSRESSNFGSVNNRFGQNENFNGIYGQNNGGNGKVQSLNTSYQVGSSEMRQNPGGFSSQGNLGFQGAQNGSYSQSFSQFQQSPDTQYAGNAGPVYGQYQQNHQPNNNYYHNTTTGPQVPSYPVTEGALVEASESSPNVVSLQDLDGFCKEGKAKEAVEVLKLLVEQHIPVDLPRYLLLLQVCGEAKALEEAKFVHEDILRSQSSLEIRVYNRILETYSRCGSMEDAFLVFNKMPQHNLTSWDIMITWLAKNGSGWDAIDMFTEFKQAGRKPDGQMFIGVFHACSVVGDIDEGMLHFESMSKEFGIVPTMDHYVSIVDMLGSAGHLDEALEFIEKMPLQPSVDIWEALMNLCRVHGHTELGDRCAELVEQLEPLRLDKESKAGLIPVKSSDFAKEREKKKDPSLLEVRSRVHEYRAGDTSHPENDKIYAKLRGLREQMKEAGYIPETRFVLHDIDQESKEDALLAHSERLAVAYGLLSSSARSPIRVIKNLRVCGDCHNALKIISKIVGRELIMRDAKRFHHFKDGVCSCRDYW, encoded by the coding sequence ATGTACACAAAGAGAGCCCTAATTCTCAAGCTCAATTCTCTCACGGCATTATCAAAGGTATGCTATCCACGATACACTtcaaattttcttgaaaaaaattatcttttgaGAAATTTCAGCACTGCCGCTCGAATAGCCGATTCCCAAATCGACAATGGCTATCAAAATGAGGTTTCTTCTGAATATTGTCAAAACCCTAGTGGGTTTCAGAGTGAAAGACGAAACTTTACTGATTTTGAGGACAAAGTGAGGGGACAAGGCTCAAATCCATATGGGTTTTATGATAAAGACCCTAAAAATGGTTTTGTGGAAAGTACAAATGGAGATTGCCAGAATCATGGCAGGGGTTATAGGGAGAGTTCTAACTTGGGAAGTTTTAACAATCAGTCTGGGGAAAATGGAAACTTGAGTGGGTTTTATGGTCAAAATAATGGTGGAAATGGAAATATGCAGAATTCAAGTACTTCTTATCAGGTGGGATCGAGTGAAATGAGGCAAAACTTAGGTGGGTTTAGTAATGGAAACAGTAGTGGAGCTTATGGGAAAAATGAGAGTGATTTGTTGCAAAACTCAAATGGGTTTTACCAGAATCATGGTGGGGTTTCTAGGGAGAGCTCTAACTTTGGAAGTGTTAACAATCGGTTTGGGCAAAATGAAAACTTTAATGGGATTTATGGTCAAAATAATGGAGGAAATGGAAAGGTGCAGAGTTTAAATACTTCTTATCAGGTGGGTTCGAGTGAAATGAGACAAAACCCAGGTGGGTTTAGTTCACAAGGGAATTTAGGATTTCAGGGGGCTCAGAATGGAAGTTATTCGCAATCATTTTCGCAGTTTCAGCAAAGCCCGGATACTCAGTATGCAGGAAACGCTGGACCTGTTTATGGACAATATCAACAGAATCATCAgccaaataataattattatcatAATACTACGACTGGTCCTCAAGTACCGAGTTACCCTGTAACTGAAGGGGCATTGGTTGAAGCATCCGAAAGTAGCCCAAATGTTGTGAGTCTTCAGGATTTAGATGGTTTTTGTAAGGAGGGTAAAGCTAAGGAAGCTGTGGAGGTTTTGAAATTGTTGGTGGAACAACATATTCCTGTGGATTTGCCTAGATATTTACTGTTATTACAGGTTTGTGGAGAGGCTAAAGCACTAGAAGAGGCCAAATTTGTCCATGAAGATATTTTAAGGTCACAATCTTCTCTTGAAATAAGAGTTTATAACAGAATCCTAGAGACTTATTCAAGATGTGGTTCTATGGAAGATGCATTCTTGGTATTTAACAAGATGCCGCAGCATAATTTGACATCGTGGGACATTATGATAACATGGCTTGCTAAAAATGGTTCGGGGTGGGATGCCATTGATATGTTTACTGAGTTCAAGCAAGCTGGGCGGAAACCTGATGGTCAAATGTTTATTGGGGTTTTCCACGCTTGCAGTGTTGTTGGGGATATTGATGAGGGAATGTTGCATTTTGAGTCAATGAGCAAAGAATTTGGAATCGTTCCAACGATGGATCATTATGTCAGTATAGTTGATATGCTGGGAAGTGCAGGCCATCTTGATGAAGCTTTGGAATTCATTGAGAAGATGCCATTGCAGCCTAGTGTAGATATTTGGGAAGCCTTGATGAATTTGTGCAGAGTTCATGGGCACACAGAGCTCGGTGATCGTTGTGCTGAGCTTGTTGAGCAGCTAGAACCTTTGCGCTTAGATAAGGAGTCAAAAGCCGGCCTTATTCCAGTGAAATCTTCTGATTTTGCAAAAGAGAGGGAGAAAAAGAAAGATCCTAGTCTTTTAGAAGTTAGAAGTCGAGTCCATGAATATAGAGCAGGCGATACCTCTCATCCCGAGAATGATAAGATCTATGCCAAGCTTAGGGGTTTAAGAGAACAAATGAAAGAAGCTGGTTATATACCAGAGACTAGATTTGTGTTACATGACATTGATCAGGAAAGCAAGGAAGATGCTCTTCTTGCTCACAGTGAAAGACTGGCTGTTGCCTATGGCCTCCTTAGCAGCTCAGCTCGTTCACCTATTAGGGTGATCAAGAATCTCCGTGTTTGCGGTGATTGTCATAATGCACTGAAGATTATTTCAAAGATAGTTGGCAGAGAACTCATCATGCGTGATGCCAAGAGGTTCCATCATTTCAAAGATGGCGTGTGCTCCTGTCGGGATTATTGGTGA
- the LOC115710205 gene encoding gibberellin-regulated protein 6-like: MARELISFLLLLLVANYNTHATKISEAPSPQPQLNTTTGKPYMHGITEGSLKPEECPPRCTARCSNTQYRKPCMFFCKKCCATCLCVPPGTYGNKQVCPCYNNWKTKRGGPKCP; this comes from the exons ATGGCAAGAGAACTAATCTCTTTTCTTCTACTTCTTTTGGTTGCAAATTATAATACTCAT GCTACTAAAATTTCTGAGGCTCCATCACCACAGCCTCAATTGAACACTACAACTGGAAAACCTTACATG CATGGAATCACAGAAGGAAGCCTTAAACCTGAAG AGTGTCCACCTCGATGTACGGCGCGGTGTTCGAACACGCAGTACCGGAAGCCATGCATGTTCTTCTGCAAAAAGTGTTGTGCAACATGTCTGTGTGTGCCTCCTGGGACTTATGGAAACAAGCAAGTATGCCCTTGTTACAATAATTGGAAGACCAAGAGAGGAGGCCCCAAGTgcccttaa